The genomic region TCCTTCTTTCCAGCTTTTCGCTTCGCCCATCGATCCGGGGCTTGATTTGGAAGCAATTCCTTCCTAATATATCTTCCATGATGAAACCGACCCCCCATCCCGATGAGCCCCGTGGTCCCGGCCGGCCGCGCGAATTCGATCTCGGCGAGGCGCTGGACAAAGCGATCGGCGTTTTCAGCGAGCGCGGCTATCACGCGACCTCTCTGAGCCGGCTGACCGCATCGATGGGGATCGCCGAAGGGAGCCTGTACAAGGCCTTCAAGGACAAGCGTGGGGTTTTCATCGCCGCCTTCGAGCGCTATGTGAGGCTCCGGAACGAGCATCTTGCGCAGGCGCTTGCATCGGCACCGACCGGTCGCGATAAAATCAGGACGGTTCTCAGCGTCTATGCGGAGGCGAGCCACGGCCCGACCGGCCGGCGCGGCTG from Tistrella bauzanensis harbors:
- a CDS encoding TetR/AcrR family transcriptional regulator; the protein is MMKPTPHPDEPRGPGRPREFDLGEALDKAIGVFSERGYHATSLSRLTASMGIAEGSLYKAFKDKRGVFIAAFERYVRLRNEHLAQALASAPTGRDKIRTVLSVYAEASHGPTGRRGCLVVGSAVDLASSDPEMARRVTASFDAHETRFIDFIGQGQKDGSISSDIDPIVTARLLLSVVQGMRVLGKTSRSREEMAALAQSALKMLD